The genomic stretch CTCTTGCGGCCCTGATTCCATACAACCATGAATCGACGCCAGGACAAACCATCGCCGCAAGAACCAGAAGGGCCGAACTCTCCGTTCGGCCCCTCAAGTCCGGCACCCACGCGATCCGCTATCCCTTCAGCCCGGTCAGCTTCACCCCCTGGATAAAGGTCCGCTGGGCGAAGAAGAACAGGATCACGATCGGGACGGTGAAGACGGTGGCCGCGGCCATGAGCAGGTTCCACGCCACCGTGTGCTGTCCCTGGAAGTCCTGCAACCCCAGCGCCATAGTGAACAGGCGCGGGTCCGTCAGATAGATCAGCGGCCCCTGAAAGTCGTTCCAGGCCCACAGGAACGTGAACACAGTGATGGTCGCCAGCACGGGCACGGACAGAGGCAACACCACGTTCCAGAAGATGCGAAACTCGGAGGCCCCATCCACCCGAGCGGCGTCACACAGTTCCTCCGGGATGGTGCGGAAGAACTGGCGCAGCAGAAAGATGTCGAACCCGTTGCCGAAGAAGGTCGGGACGATCAGCGGCAGGAAGGTGTTCCCCCATCCGAGCTTGTCGGTGAAGAAGATGTACAGGGGGATCATGGTCACCTGGAACGGCAGCATCATGGTGGCCAGCACAACCACGAAGACGAGGTCTCGGCCCGGCCAACGGATGCGGGCGAAGCCATACGCGGCCGGCGCACAGGAGATCAGGGTGCCGATGATCGAGAAGATGGCGATGATCAGGCTGTTCTTCACGTAGGTCCAGAAGTTCACCCCCAGCCCCGGCCGGGTGGCACGGTTCATGGCATCCGGGAAGTTGCGCCACCGAAAGCCGACCACCAACACCGGCTCCGCGTACTTCATGCGGATCTTCATGGTCGTCGCGGGGTCGGCAGGGTCCACGAACGTCCCATACCCCTCGGCGATGTCCAGCAGCGCCAAGCGTTTCACCTGACCATCCATCTGCACCTCATAGATCGGCAGCTCCTGCCCATTGATGGTCACCCGCAGATTGTCATGAGGCAACCAGGAGGGCGGGACCCGGAACACATCCTGATCCGATTTCAGCGCGGTGGACAGCATCCACAGAAAGGGGATGAAGAAGAACATGCCGACGACGATGATGGCCAAGTGCGCCGCAAGATGTCCCAGCTGGCGACGCAGTTGACGCCGCCACAGGGGACGGCGAGCAGTCGGTGATAGGACAGCCTGGGCCATCGGCTCACCCTCCCTCGTAATAGGTCCAATGCTCGGAAGAGCGCAGAAGCACCAACGTACAGATCATGATGACGATGAACAGGATCCAGGCCAGCGCGGAGGCGTACCCCATCTTCAGGTATACGAAACCCTGTTGGTAGAGATACACGCTGTAGAACAGGGTCGAGTTCAACGGGGCTCCCAGGCCGCTCCCCACAGGGCTGACCCCCGCGCTGAGGACGTAAGCCTGGGCGAAATACTGGAAAGTGGCGATCACCCCGATGATGAGGTTGAAGAGCGTGATGGGGGACACCAGGGGGATGGTGACCGCCCACAGGCGCTGCCACCAGTTGGCCCCGTCCAGCTCCGCCGCCTCCATCAGCACCACCGGCACATCCTGAAGGCCGGACAGATAGATCACGATGGTGTTCCCCACGCCCCACAGGCCCAGCAGGATCAGGGACGGCTTAGACCACGTCGGATCCCGCGTCCAGTTGGGGCCGCGAATGCCCACGTGGCTGAGCAGCGTATTCAGCAGACCGCTATTCGGGTTGAGGATCCACAGCCACAGCAACGTGCTCGCCACGGTGGGCACGATCGAGGGGAGGAAGTAGACCACCCGGTAGACGGACTGCCCCCGGATCTTGATGTTCAACAGGAGGGCACAGACGAACGACAGCAGCAATGAGAGGGGAACGCCGATGACGACCATGTATCCCGTATTGTACAGCGACTTCCAGAACAATCGGTCGCGAAAGAGGCTCACATAATTGCTCAGCCCAATCCATTCCGGCGCCCGCTTGATGTGGTACTCGGTGAAGCTGTAGTAGAGGGACGCGGCCATGGGATATAACGTGAACGCGAAGAAGCCGATGATCCACAACGAGATGAACAGGATGCCGGTGATGAAGCGACGCCGAGTCTGTCGGCTCCATCCCCACCAAAGGGAAGACGATCCCGAGCGCGTGGAACGCTTCGTAATCGCCGTCACACGCCACCTCCTCACACAGGATGTCGTCAAGGGATATCCGGCGATGAGCAGCCGGCGGCCATCCGCCTTTCGCCGCACGCCCGGCCCGGAAAAGGACGAGAGCCCTGCTGGGAGCAGGGCTCTCGTTAAGCGTGCCGAAAGGCTAGTCCGAGAGCGCCTTGTCAAGCATGGGCTGCAATCTGGCCTGAGCCTCCTCCAGAAGCGGCAGAGGATCGGCGCATGTGTGCAGCACCTGCTCCTCGATCTGTCCCAGCTCGGTCTCCACCTCGGCGTTGATGGGGGTCAGGATAGGCGCTTTGGCGTTCGGATCCGCCATCAGCTTCAGGAAGACCTCGAACTTCTCGTTCTCATGGAAGCGCGGGTCCTCCGCCGCCTTCTTGCTGGACGGCAGGTTGAAGTTGGCGACCATCTCCTCGGCCACGATCTCCGGCGACATCATCCACGCCATCAGCTTCCAGGCAGCGGCCTTGTCCTTGACGCCGCTGGGGATCAACGCCACGGTGCCGCTCACCAGATTGGTGTTCTTGCGCTCGGGGTGATCCTGCGGCGGCGGGAAGGGTGCCACGCCGTAGTACAGCTCCGGCTTGTACTTCTGGATGAAGTTGGGGCCAGGCTGCCACTCACCTTCCACCATCATGGCCACTTTCCCGGCGTAGAAGCCGTTGTCCGGCGACATATAGCCACCGAAGGCGGAGGTGAAGCGCAGCACCTCGTCCACGTTATAGTCGCAATAGAACTGCTGCTCCCACTTCAGGGCGTTCACCACCGGATCGGACGTGAAGAGGATCTTCGTCCCGTCCTCGCTATACCAGTAGCCGCCCATCATCGCGACGTACAGCCCCAGATGCGACCAGGAGAAGTCCGGGATGAAGCCCACCTGGACCATGTTGCCGTTCTCATCGAACTTGGTGAGCTTCTTGGCGTACTCCACCAGCTCCTCCATCGTCTGCGGCGGCTGCTCGGGATCCAACCCGGCGTCCTCAAACAGGTCCTTGTTCCAGAAGAGCGCGTAGGTGTCCGTGCCCCACGGCAGGCAGTAATACTTCCCCTGGTACTTGCACTGGCTCAGCGGGGCCTCGAAGATGTCGTTCAGATCCACCTCGCCGCCCGCCAGGAAGTCATCCAATGGGGTGATCAGGCCCTCACGCGCCCAGGTACCCACGCTGTCAGGCCCGCCCAGGACCAGGATATCCGGCGGCTGGCTGCCGGAGAGGCCCGCGATGACCTTGTCGTCATCCACCGGGGAGTTCACCTCCACCCGGACGTTGTTCGCCTCCCCATACTTGTCGAACAGCGACTGGAGCTGCGCCGGGTTATCCCCCCAGGTGATCCACACCCGCAATACCTTCTGCTCAGCAGGAGGAGCAGCCTCCTCCCCACCTGGGGCCGGTGCCGCCGCTGGTGGCGCACACGACGCCAACAACACCAGCACCAGAGTTCCCGCGACCAACAGGCTGAACCACCGTCCTTTACCCGACATCTCTGCCTCCTTTCTTCATGCACTCAATCGGGGGTCGTTTGGACGCAACGCGCCGGACATCACCATGAATGCGAGGAATACCGCCCCTGGCCCACTGTACTCGGCCCCGATGGCGAGCCAGGCCAGGCCCGGGCGGACAAAGGCAGAAGGAAAGGGAACTCGGAGGGAGCCATCTCCCATGCCTCCCTGGGAGGGCTCCCCGATGGCTACAGAGGTGCTCCCTTCACATTTGATCACCACACCGAAATGCGATGCCATCCATCATAGCATCTACCGATATTATATCACTTTTTCACGCGTCTGTACATCAATGAGTCACGTGGGTGGCGCATCCAATTCGGCTCCGAACCTGCCCTCTCTCGGCCTAATTCGGGCGGATAAGGCCGGGCGAGGCGGGTAAGGGGCCGAAACAGGGAAGCTTCTTTTGAGAGGCTGTGCCTCTCAAGGCTCCCCGCCGTATTCCCACCGAAAAGATACACTACCGTCACATGGGTGGTGCATCCTTTCGATGGGCATCACGTGCGACCATCGTCGGAGTGGGAGGATCGCAGGCGAGGGCCTCAGGGAGGGAGATCATGTGAAGCCAACGCAGAATCCCGGCCGGCTTCCTGCCACCGCGCGGCCGGACATGCGTCAGAGGCACGCCCTCCAGGATAGCGGAGGGACTTGCGGCGACACAACGGCGCTGCACCGCCGCAAACCCCTCTCACGAGCTCTTATCCTCCTCCCCTAAGCCCGGCCCATAAGGCCAGGCCGTCCCTCACTCCAATGCCCTGCTACGCCTCCTCCGCAGACGCCGTCAGCGCATCCAGCCGACGCTGCACCTCCTCGGCGGCCCGCACCAGGTCCGGAGCGCAGTCGAACACCGCCTGGCCGGTGAAGTCGGCCTCAACCACCTGGGGATCGGCGGGAAGATACCCCAGCACCTGAAAGCCCTCCGCCTGGGCCCGGGACTCGATGTACTCCCGATCGCGGTCGTTCCGCATCTTGTTCGCCACCAGGAAGACGCGACGCAGGCCGATGTCGCCGGCCAGCCCGCGGATC from Chloroflexota bacterium encodes the following:
- a CDS encoding sugar ABC transporter permease: MTKRSTRSGSSSLWWGWSRQTRRRFITGILFISLWIIGFFAFTLYPMAASLYYSFTEYHIKRAPEWIGLSNYVSLFRDRLFWKSLYNTGYMVVIGVPLSLLLSFVCALLLNIKIRGQSVYRVVYFLPSIVPTVASTLLWLWILNPNSGLLNTLLSHVGIRGPNWTRDPTWSKPSLILLGLWGVGNTIVIYLSGLQDVPVVLMEAAELDGANWWQRLWAVTIPLVSPITLFNLIIGVIATFQYFAQAYVLSAGVSPVGSGLGAPLNSTLFYSVYLYQQGFVYLKMGYASALAWILFIVIMICTLVLLRSSEHWTYYEGG
- a CDS encoding ABC transporter substrate-binding protein, translating into MSGKGRWFSLLVAGTLVLVLLASCAPPAAAPAPGGEEAAPPAEQKVLRVWITWGDNPAQLQSLFDKYGEANNVRVEVNSPVDDDKVIAGLSGSQPPDILVLGGPDSVGTWAREGLITPLDDFLAGGEVDLNDIFEAPLSQCKYQGKYYCLPWGTDTYALFWNKDLFEDAGLDPEQPPQTMEELVEYAKKLTKFDENGNMVQVGFIPDFSWSHLGLYVAMMGGYWYSEDGTKILFTSDPVVNALKWEQQFYCDYNVDEVLRFTSAFGGYMSPDNGFYAGKVAMMVEGEWQPGPNFIQKYKPELYYGVAPFPPPQDHPERKNTNLVSGTVALIPSGVKDKAAAWKLMAWMMSPEIVAEEMVANFNLPSSKKAAEDPRFHENEKFEVFLKLMADPNAKAPILTPINAEVETELGQIEEQVLHTCADPLPLLEEAQARLQPMLDKALSD
- a CDS encoding carbohydrate ABC transporter permease — its product is MDGQVKRLALLDIAEGYGTFVDPADPATTMKIRMKYAEPVLVVGFRWRNFPDAMNRATRPGLGVNFWTYVKNSLIIAIFSIIGTLISCAPAAYGFARIRWPGRDLVFVVVLATMMLPFQVTMIPLYIFFTDKLGWGNTFLPLIVPTFFGNGFDIFLLRQFFRTIPEELCDAARVDGASEFRIFWNVVLPLSVPVLATITVFTFLWAWNDFQGPLIYLTDPRLFTMALGLQDFQGQHTVAWNLLMAAATVFTVPIVILFFFAQRTFIQGVKLTGLKG